Sequence from the Leptospira johnsonii genome:
CTGAAAGAACTGGTTAAAAAGTAATCGCTACTGAGCCTTCTTAAGACCGACTTCGATAGTCGGTCCATGTATTCCCGGATCGGTACTCCGAAACCGGGCTTTCATTTTTCAGAATCAACCATTCGTCCAACATCTAAATGGAAGAAATAGAACTTACCAAAGAATTTCGTTTCGATGCCGCTCATTTCCTTCCGAATGTTCCGGAAGGTCATAAGTGCAGAAGGATGCACGGGCATAGCTTTCGATTCAAATTACATCTCAAAGGTAAGGTGGACGAAAAAACTGGTTGGTTGATGGACTTCGCAGAAGTTAGTAAGGTTGTAAAACCTTTGCTCGAAAACTATCTGGATCATTATCTTCTGAATGAAATAGAGGATTTAGAAAATCCAACCAGCGAGAATATCAGCATCTGGTTGTGGAAAAAACTAAAACCTCAACTTCCCCTTTTATACAAGATCACATTAAACGAAACCTGCACTAGTGCCTGCGTTTATAGCGGACCATCCGAGAAATAAAAGATGAGTTCGCCCTCTAAGTCGAACA
This genomic interval carries:
- the queD gene encoding 6-carboxytetrahydropterin synthase QueD — its product is MEEIELTKEFRFDAAHFLPNVPEGHKCRRMHGHSFRFKLHLKGKVDEKTGWLMDFAEVSKVVKPLLENYLDHYLLNEIEDLENPTSENISIWLWKKLKPQLPLLYKITLNETCTSACVYSGPSEK